From a single Aminobacterium mobile DSM 12262 genomic region:
- a CDS encoding MBL fold metallo-hydrolase, which translates to MYVTVLVDDYCGGSKLLGEHGLSMFIETPRGRLLFDTGRGEALYPNANAMGIPIGNVDGIVLSHGHFDHTWGLPEILRREGNLPVWASPLFDMPRYSVTGGKKFMAGSLLRKENLDFHPVEECSKIIEGVQAFTVPCRLRDSKFVPSTPDLIAVKGDLFQEDSMEDDLSLLLHGINGYSVILGCAHAGVVNIMERAAALCKTREFYTVMGGMHFRGQSREFLERSAHELSTRFSVKLWRPCHCTGFKAAFILGETLNNVDWAPAGFSLEI; encoded by the coding sequence ATGTATGTTACCGTTTTAGTAGATGATTATTGTGGTGGCTCTAAACTCCTGGGAGAACATGGATTAAGTATGTTTATAGAAACTCCGAGGGGGCGGTTACTTTTCGATACAGGGCGAGGAGAAGCTCTCTATCCTAACGCAAATGCTATGGGAATTCCCATAGGGAACGTAGATGGGATTGTATTAAGCCATGGACACTTCGACCATACATGGGGATTGCCAGAGATTCTCAGACGGGAAGGAAATCTCCCTGTTTGGGCCTCCCCCCTTTTCGATATGCCACGATATAGTGTAACTGGGGGAAAGAAATTTATGGCCGGATCGCTACTTCGAAAAGAAAATCTTGACTTTCACCCAGTAGAGGAGTGTTCAAAAATTATAGAGGGAGTACAGGCTTTCACTGTGCCTTGCCGTCTTCGGGATTCAAAATTCGTTCCTTCTACACCAGACCTCATCGCAGTAAAAGGCGATCTTTTTCAAGAGGACTCTATGGAAGATGACCTCTCTCTCCTCCTTCACGGAATTAACGGCTATAGCGTCATTTTAGGGTGTGCCCATGCAGGGGTTGTCAATATTATGGAACGGGCTGCCGCTCTCTGTAAAACCAGAGAGTTTTACACTGTTATGGGAGGGATGCATTTCCGAGGACAAAGCAGGGAATTTTTAGAGCGTTCTGCTCACGAACTTTCCACCCGATTTTCAGTAAAATTGTGGAGGCCATGTCATTGTACTGGCTTTAAGGCTGCTTTTATTCTTGGAGAGACATTAAATAACGTAGACTGGGCTCCTGCTGGTTTCTCGTTGGAGATATAA
- a CDS encoding Mrp/NBP35 family ATP-binding protein, with product MVDEMCSHEACGKSSCEGCSGCAKKKKNVKHVIAVGSGKGGVGKSSISSLLAVALAQKGYSVGVLDADITGPSIPKLFGITDTPLGRPEGIIPPASPVFDVRVMSINLLLDDPTKPVVWRGPIIGNVIKQFWEEVAWDDRDFVIVDLPPGTADAPLTVMQTIDLDGFLVVTSPQELSVMVVEKALNMTQMMEVPLLGVVENMSYLTCPDCGKVLDIFGPSHVEEIGEKYQIPVIGRFPLDPELGQLADSGRIEEYKNHLLLETLAEGVLERLKTAVHS from the coding sequence ATGGTAGATGAGATGTGCTCTCATGAAGCGTGCGGTAAATCTTCTTGTGAAGGCTGCAGCGGATGCGCAAAAAAGAAAAAAAACGTTAAGCATGTAATAGCAGTTGGCAGCGGTAAGGGAGGAGTGGGAAAAAGTTCCATATCTTCTCTTTTGGCTGTAGCTCTTGCACAAAAAGGTTATTCAGTAGGAGTTTTGGATGCTGACATCACAGGGCCGTCGATCCCCAAACTTTTTGGCATAACGGATACTCCGCTTGGACGCCCTGAAGGTATAATTCCTCCAGCCTCTCCGGTTTTTGATGTACGAGTTATGTCCATCAATCTTCTTCTTGATGATCCCACAAAACCTGTTGTATGGCGAGGCCCAATAATAGGGAATGTCATCAAACAATTTTGGGAAGAAGTGGCATGGGACGATAGGGATTTTGTAATAGTGGATCTTCCTCCTGGAACTGCTGATGCTCCTCTTACAGTAATGCAGACTATAGATCTGGATGGATTCCTTGTTGTTACATCCCCTCAGGAACTTTCTGTAATGGTAGTGGAAAAAGCTCTCAATATGACCCAAATGATGGAAGTCCCCCTTTTGGGAGTAGTGGAGAACATGAGCTATCTTACATGCCCTGACTGCGGAAAGGTCCTGGATATTTTCGGACCCAGCCATGTGGAAGAAATAGGTGAAAAATATCAGATCCCAGTGATTGGCCGTTTCCCTCTTGATCCTGAACTCGGACAATTAGCTGATAGTGGGCGTATAGAAGAGTATAAAAACCATCTTTTACTGGAGACTCTTGCTGAAGGAGTGCTCGAAAGGCTCAAAACAGCAGTGCATTCTTAA
- a CDS encoding nucleoside kinase, producing MPFNVQIKGYKNCSCSSPVTGKDVLSIADIDGASQIVAWRVNNYLRPLGWVVDDDAEVEFVDTSSFEGMEVYRRSLSFLLVLAAQRVFKKNILIRHSISDGYYWEISDRDVTEEDVERISKALRDLVSRDVPISREIIPLDKARRIFERQGNSESARLFMWAAEDPVELYRCEDSYGFYYAPLAPSTGYLKFFELKHFPPGMVLQFPTVSYPDSIPPFRASKKLSEVFLDYAKWLDVLGLSTMDSFHAKIAQGKGLELVLVSEAFHAQRLSRIAEEIWGRKGVKVIVIAGPSGSGKTTVAKRLKIQLQVCGMNPTIISLDNYFVDRERTPRDEHGNYDFEVLEAIDLDLLENHLSLLLKGKEVKIPEFDFIKGKKFPGPTLHLNDRDVLILEGIHGLNEKVTEVVPEAMKFGIFVSPLTGINLDQHNRTSTTDNRLLRRMIRDFRTRGHSAERTLDLWPSVIRGAREYIFPYQSRADAMFNSSLPYELAVLKGYVLPLLHTVSENSPMYGEARRLLSMLKFVPHLPSEYVSSNSILREFIGGGCYEK from the coding sequence ATGCCATTCAATGTCCAGATCAAAGGGTATAAAAATTGCTCGTGTTCTAGTCCTGTAACAGGGAAGGATGTTCTTTCTATTGCAGATATAGACGGGGCTTCCCAAATAGTGGCTTGGAGAGTTAATAATTATCTAAGACCACTAGGATGGGTTGTTGATGATGACGCGGAAGTAGAATTTGTCGATACTTCCTCTTTTGAGGGAATGGAAGTTTATCGTAGATCTTTAAGTTTTTTACTTGTTTTAGCTGCGCAAAGAGTGTTTAAAAAAAATATTCTTATCAGACACTCTATTAGTGATGGATATTATTGGGAGATTTCGGATAGAGATGTTACGGAAGAAGATGTGGAACGGATAAGTAAAGCTCTTCGAGATCTTGTTAGCCGAGATGTTCCAATTTCCAGAGAGATCATTCCTCTTGATAAGGCTCGAAGAATTTTTGAGAGGCAGGGGAATTCTGAAAGTGCACGACTTTTTATGTGGGCAGCAGAAGATCCTGTGGAACTTTATAGATGTGAGGATAGCTACGGTTTTTATTATGCCCCGCTGGCCCCTTCTACGGGATATCTGAAGTTTTTTGAGCTCAAACATTTCCCACCAGGGATGGTATTGCAATTTCCTACAGTTTCTTATCCAGACAGTATCCCCCCTTTCCGAGCTTCAAAAAAACTTTCGGAAGTTTTTCTTGATTATGCGAAGTGGTTGGATGTTCTTGGCCTCAGCACTATGGATAGTTTTCACGCTAAAATTGCCCAAGGGAAAGGCTTGGAGCTCGTGCTTGTGTCTGAAGCCTTTCATGCTCAGCGGCTGAGCCGAATAGCTGAGGAAATATGGGGGAGAAAAGGCGTTAAGGTTATTGTCATCGCAGGGCCATCAGGGTCAGGAAAGACCACTGTAGCCAAACGTCTTAAGATTCAGCTGCAAGTGTGTGGTATGAATCCTACCATTATTTCTTTGGATAATTACTTTGTAGATCGAGAGAGAACACCTCGGGATGAACATGGGAATTACGATTTTGAAGTGTTAGAGGCAATTGATTTGGATTTGTTGGAAAATCACCTTTCACTTCTTCTCAAAGGGAAAGAAGTGAAGATTCCGGAATTTGACTTCATTAAGGGGAAAAAATTCCCTGGTCCTACGTTGCATCTTAACGATAGAGATGTTCTGATTTTAGAGGGGATTCACGGCTTAAACGAAAAAGTAACGGAAGTGGTTCCAGAGGCTATGAAGTTTGGAATTTTTGTCTCTCCACTCACGGGCATCAATCTGGATCAACACAATAGAACAAGTACTACTGATAACCGTTTGTTGCGACGGATGATTAGAGATTTTCGAACGAGAGGGCATTCAGCAGAAAGAACTCTCGACCTTTGGCCTTCTGTAATTAGAGGTGCCCGAGAGTATATATTTCCCTATCAGAGTCGAGCCGATGCTATGTTCAATTCGTCCCTGCCGTATGAATTGGCGGTTCTCAAGGGATATGTATTGCCTCTCTTACATACAGTTTCCGAAAATTCTCCTATGTACGGAGAGGCCCGTCGGCTTCTTTCTATGTTGAAGTTTGTCCCTCACCTCCCTTCAGAATATGTTTCATCGAATTCTATTTTGAGAGAGTTCATAGGTGGCGGATGTTACGAAAAGTAG
- a CDS encoding diguanylate cyclase, translated as MLPWSTLPPFVSIPILIFSALLASGDEKHIISPPFWALFIVMYSVLTLLYAVSIVRRIEKGFFSLHLIAQGTLILFLTQHFGNPAFLNWVGIAMATVGILLFFNQYMFSQSDRQTPIAAPVQSSKTTEESHSIPDISRLPLPSLIANSKGTVLSANDPFLSLMPPESSKKVIGESISETLPLNSDTVALGGKSWDIQQKQGGDDLFFFFLTEENTEYKQTSTSDPISSILDPATGLYTKSFGERRLAEELDRAQRYRRWLSAALFKLDFHYGSNNVMDMEENEKDFLDSFGTYVIENVRECDLCMRMGAKEIIVLMPETPQNGAKELALRLSRYGKDAGSDHVMADKAHIHFGISFFSGNEKITSQDFIQSLYAHLA; from the coding sequence ATGCTGCCGTGGTCTACTCTGCCCCCTTTCGTATCTATCCCTATCCTTATCTTTTCTGCATTATTGGCGAGTGGGGATGAGAAGCATATCATTAGCCCTCCTTTCTGGGCTTTATTTATTGTGATGTATTCTGTTCTCACCCTCCTCTATGCTGTCTCTATTGTAAGGAGGATTGAAAAGGGATTTTTCTCCCTCCATCTCATAGCTCAGGGAACGCTGATACTTTTCCTAACACAACATTTCGGAAATCCAGCTTTCCTCAACTGGGTAGGAATAGCCATGGCTACAGTAGGAATCCTTTTGTTTTTTAATCAATACATGTTTTCACAATCGGATCGCCAAACTCCTATTGCAGCACCTGTTCAGTCTTCAAAAACAACTGAAGAAAGCCATTCTATTCCAGATATAAGCCGCCTTCCCCTTCCTTCTCTCATCGCAAACAGCAAAGGGACGGTCCTCTCGGCAAATGATCCTTTTTTGTCTCTCATGCCTCCAGAATCATCGAAGAAAGTAATCGGAGAAAGTATTTCAGAGACACTTCCTCTCAATAGCGATACTGTAGCTCTTGGGGGGAAAAGCTGGGATATTCAACAAAAACAGGGAGGAGACGACCTCTTCTTCTTTTTTCTCACGGAAGAAAATACTGAATATAAACAAACCTCTACTTCAGATCCTATTTCTTCTATTCTAGATCCAGCTACGGGGCTTTATACAAAGAGTTTTGGAGAGAGGCGTTTAGCCGAAGAACTGGACAGGGCCCAACGATATAGACGCTGGTTATCTGCAGCTTTATTTAAGTTAGATTTCCACTATGGAAGCAATAATGTTATGGATATGGAAGAAAACGAAAAAGATTTTTTAGATTCTTTCGGCACATACGTTATAGAAAACGTGAGGGAATGCGATCTATGTATGCGTATGGGAGCAAAAGAGATTATTGTTCTTATGCCAGAGACACCTCAGAACGGCGCAAAAGAACTCGCTTTACGCCTATCGAGGTACGGCAAGGATGCCGGGAGCGACCATGTTATGGCCGATAAGGCGCATATACATTTCGGAATTTCTTTTTTCAGTGGAAACGAAAAGATTACAAGTCAGGACTTCATCCAATCTCTTTATGCTCATCTTGCATAA
- a CDS encoding DUF4139 domain-containing protein: MKRFLYLWAMILIGAFMLTSPLYGDEIEFDSAHIYPNGAQVRIKAPSLGHNTIVLPGTFDASKIQLVPSKGITLKRAQISRQTRSDWVPPAFHVLQGLIKDKKEELISMEAQLAALEQWSTVMESTTPSDLTINNMEKYLQSAEDMRRAKETEKAILKKGIEELKQTIADLEKELAEKMPQTDGKVIAITYETEGEGELFVDAWTDRAWWAPEYYLYLSTKDHLLSGKMTGKVSQNTGIPWNGPLYLHTAQPISTVTTPELPPLVVDYREEELRSQAINMTMGKRITFDKTSSVFPMEETLTDQVLKAQGRVDGDNIPVNLEVAALSFPVSVTIESIPSLSPQGWIIVTTDEVQEPLLGGQASLFVDDLPSGQTFMRAVSRGEKITTAFGQTPSITAKREDVISKGGSNWVGKGRVAKGYTITLTNGLPTTEEIVVKDRIPVSAQEKITVEVGTVDPAPTEKDQAKGLLSWKIALKPGEQKKITVLYQISYPADKEIWFLEH; encoded by the coding sequence ATGAAAAGATTTCTCTATCTTTGGGCAATGATCCTTATTGGGGCATTCATGCTGACATCTCCGCTCTATGGTGACGAAATAGAGTTCGATTCTGCCCATATTTATCCCAACGGAGCTCAAGTACGCATAAAAGCCCCTTCCTTAGGGCATAATACAATCGTGCTTCCTGGCACTTTCGATGCTAGCAAGATACAACTTGTGCCCAGCAAGGGAATAACCCTCAAAAGAGCCCAAATATCTCGGCAGACTCGTTCGGACTGGGTTCCTCCCGCATTCCACGTTCTGCAGGGACTTATAAAAGACAAAAAAGAAGAGCTCATCTCTATGGAGGCTCAATTAGCAGCCTTGGAGCAGTGGTCAACTGTTATGGAGAGTACAACTCCTTCCGACCTTACCATTAATAATATGGAAAAATATTTGCAGTCCGCAGAAGATATGCGAAGGGCTAAAGAGACAGAAAAAGCGATATTAAAAAAAGGGATAGAAGAGCTAAAACAAACCATTGCCGACTTAGAAAAAGAATTAGCAGAAAAAATGCCTCAAACAGATGGGAAAGTTATAGCGATCACCTATGAAACAGAAGGAGAAGGGGAGCTGTTTGTTGATGCCTGGACAGATAGAGCATGGTGGGCTCCGGAATATTATCTGTATCTCTCAACAAAAGACCATCTTCTATCGGGAAAGATGACAGGGAAGGTCAGTCAAAATACAGGCATACCATGGAACGGCCCCCTATATCTTCACACAGCCCAACCTATAAGTACCGTAACTACACCGGAACTCCCTCCTCTCGTGGTGGACTACAGAGAAGAGGAACTTCGTTCACAGGCCATTAATATGACAATGGGAAAACGCATCACCTTCGATAAAACTTCTTCGGTATTTCCAATGGAAGAAACCCTCACCGATCAGGTATTAAAAGCGCAAGGACGCGTCGATGGAGACAATATTCCAGTCAATCTTGAAGTGGCGGCACTCTCTTTTCCCGTTTCTGTTACTATAGAGAGCATTCCATCTCTTTCACCTCAAGGGTGGATAATCGTCACTACAGATGAAGTTCAAGAACCTCTTCTGGGCGGACAGGCTTCCCTTTTTGTTGATGACCTGCCGTCGGGGCAGACCTTTATGCGCGCGGTATCGAGAGGAGAAAAAATAACTACCGCATTTGGACAAACTCCTTCGATCACGGCAAAACGAGAAGACGTAATCTCTAAAGGGGGAAGCAATTGGGTCGGGAAAGGGAGGGTCGCAAAAGGATATACGATCACTCTCACCAATGGTCTTCCCACAACTGAAGAGATCGTTGTTAAAGACCGGATTCCTGTTTCAGCTCAAGAAAAGATAACAGTGGAGGTAGGGACTGTAGATCCCGCCCCTACTGAAAAAGATCAAGCTAAAGGTCTTCTATCGTGGAAAATAGCGTTAAAACCTGGAGAACAAAAAAAGATAACCGTTCTTTATCAAATATCCTATCCAGCCGATAAAGAAATCTGGTTCTTAGAACATTAG
- a CDS encoding FadR/GntR family transcriptional regulator: MSKTKSTKIYEQVAEKLKVLIAQGELQQGDPLPPERQLIEKLDVSRSSLREAFRILELVGLIECIPGKGRFVRKSRLESNHAHMPLQDEAILELVEARMILEPAIAVEATKHADPSDLTRIRKILTLTSKDVESLEHRAQCDYDFHLLLAEATHNFIFVNIVKITFNLIMATHERIYSLLDDKELFLKEHNQIYQAILSRDIKKVRRCMSNHVARVYKTLLDGIALEEPPVSLDQKEEMKDNTTDR; encoded by the coding sequence ATGTCGAAGACAAAATCTACAAAAATTTATGAGCAAGTGGCAGAAAAGCTCAAAGTCCTCATCGCACAAGGTGAACTCCAGCAGGGAGACCCTTTACCTCCGGAACGACAGCTTATAGAGAAGCTCGACGTAAGTCGAAGTTCCCTGCGGGAAGCCTTTCGCATTTTAGAGCTAGTAGGGCTTATAGAATGTATCCCTGGGAAAGGACGTTTTGTTCGCAAGTCACGCTTGGAATCCAATCACGCCCACATGCCACTACAAGATGAAGCTATATTAGAATTGGTAGAGGCGAGAATGATCCTAGAGCCTGCCATAGCAGTAGAGGCGACCAAACACGCTGATCCTTCAGATCTTACGCGAATTAGAAAAATTCTAACCCTTACCAGCAAAGATGTAGAGTCTCTGGAACATCGTGCTCAATGCGACTATGATTTTCACCTTCTCCTCGCTGAAGCAACCCACAACTTTATTTTTGTCAATATAGTAAAAATAACTTTTAATCTTATTATGGCAACTCACGAGCGTATATACTCTCTCCTTGATGATAAAGAACTTTTTTTAAAGGAACATAACCAAATTTATCAAGCTATTCTCTCCAGAGATATAAAAAAAGTTCGTCGTTGTATGAGCAACCACGTAGCACGAGTCTATAAAACTCTTCTCGATGGAATCGCTCTAGAAGAACCTCCTGTGTCACTGGACCAAAAAGAGGAAATGAAAGACAATACTACAGATAGGTAA
- a CDS encoding SLC13 family permease, whose protein sequence is MAYQGWITLCVFTFTLIAIGMGKIARGVAALLGAAFLMSFQILPAEIAVRFIDFNTIGLLMGMMIVVGVLSKTGVFQYVAIRSLKMTGGNWVVTVFAITATTAILSGVLDNVTTVLLVSPIILSLADIMDFNPVPLLIAEAISSNIGGTATLIGDPPNIIIGSHANFSFIDFIINLTPITIVVFVFTIALLVLIDPNSFKIRKEEYEKILKVDENAAIKDIPTLKKALFVMGCIMVGFFAHGILHIEAAVVALAGAAALLAVIPEDGDEIIHKDIEWPTLVFFAGLFIIVGALKENGVISQLALFLGKHLQGHPLGAMLAVLWFSGLTCSFVNNIGFTATFVFVIDELAKQVGISPEPLFWALAMGACFGGNGSFLGAAANVVVADVAGRFGHPISFKDFLKTGMFSVFIALSLCSLYLIVRYKTLL, encoded by the coding sequence ATGGCATATCAAGGCTGGATAACCCTTTGTGTATTTACATTTACATTGATAGCTATAGGTATGGGTAAAATAGCTCGAGGCGTCGCCGCCCTTCTTGGAGCAGCCTTCCTGATGTCTTTTCAGATTCTTCCCGCAGAAATAGCCGTCCGTTTTATCGACTTTAACACCATCGGCCTTCTTATGGGGATGATGATTGTTGTGGGGGTTCTTTCGAAAACTGGAGTATTTCAGTATGTAGCGATCCGAAGTCTGAAAATGACGGGAGGGAATTGGGTCGTCACTGTTTTTGCTATTACAGCCACAACAGCAATACTATCAGGAGTACTCGACAACGTGACTACTGTGCTTTTAGTCAGCCCCATTATTTTGTCTCTCGCCGATATTATGGACTTTAACCCAGTCCCCTTACTAATAGCAGAAGCTATTTCGTCAAATATTGGAGGAACCGCTACTTTGATAGGTGATCCCCCAAACATTATTATCGGTTCCCATGCAAACTTTTCTTTTATAGATTTTATTATCAATCTGACGCCTATTACTATAGTGGTGTTTGTGTTCACCATTGCCCTTTTGGTACTTATAGATCCTAACTCTTTTAAAATTCGCAAAGAAGAGTACGAAAAAATATTGAAAGTCGATGAAAATGCTGCCATTAAAGATATTCCCACGCTTAAAAAAGCATTGTTCGTTATGGGATGTATTATGGTCGGGTTCTTCGCTCATGGAATTTTACATATAGAAGCCGCCGTTGTGGCGCTTGCTGGAGCTGCCGCTCTTCTCGCTGTCATTCCTGAGGACGGAGATGAGATTATTCATAAAGACATCGAGTGGCCTACGCTCGTATTTTTTGCCGGGCTTTTTATTATTGTTGGAGCTCTTAAAGAAAACGGGGTTATTTCTCAGCTGGCGCTATTTTTAGGAAAACATCTCCAAGGACATCCCTTGGGTGCCATGCTGGCCGTGCTATGGTTCTCTGGCCTTACCTGTTCCTTTGTAAACAACATCGGTTTCACTGCGACCTTTGTTTTCGTTATCGATGAGCTGGCAAAACAGGTAGGCATATCGCCGGAACCCCTTTTCTGGGCACTGGCCATGGGAGCCTGTTTTGGCGGCAACGGAAGCTTTCTCGGGGCAGCTGCTAACGTTGTAGTAGCTGACGTAGCAGGGCGGTTCGGACACCCTATTTCTTTCAAAGATTTTTTGAAAACAGGCATGTTCAGTGTCTTTATTGCGCTGAGCCTGTGCAGTCTCTATTTAATTGTTCGGTACAAGACCCTCTTGTAA
- a CDS encoding LacI family DNA-binding transcriptional regulator produces the protein MKVKMEDVAKLAGVNKATVSRALKGDSRISSATREKVWEAARSLGYQPDAVARGLSSNRTGLLGIVFEDLTSPWTGEFLGGVDRVVSKQHYSLLVKCSGKTEAQRLLVARDLASRNVDGIIWIGRPFFPIAIDGPLVVVDSDPIDVEGIHVVVDVKRGAEKILKIAEGKRCEVEEGEKSFFKGLAPLLKGNESLSDSSLPFRIINSLNLTTIKGCQKDVLLCGYPHLARLLGYYCLDWPAFELGAVAGRLSLNVIQGKGVRPEKIVVVPPLYSPEGDVISL, from the coding sequence GTGAAGGTTAAAATGGAAGATGTAGCGAAATTGGCAGGCGTCAATAAAGCTACAGTAAGCAGAGCTTTAAAAGGAGACTCTCGAATTTCTTCTGCTACGAGGGAAAAAGTTTGGGAGGCTGCCAGATCTCTTGGATATCAACCGGATGCAGTGGCGAGAGGCCTTTCCAGTAATCGAACAGGTCTTTTGGGGATTGTTTTTGAAGATCTGACAAGTCCTTGGACAGGCGAATTTCTTGGTGGTGTTGACCGCGTCGTTTCAAAACAGCATTATAGCTTGCTCGTAAAATGTTCGGGAAAAACAGAAGCCCAACGTCTATTGGTAGCCAGGGATTTAGCCTCTCGAAATGTAGATGGGATTATCTGGATTGGCCGTCCATTTTTTCCTATCGCTATAGACGGGCCTCTTGTGGTGGTAGATAGCGATCCTATAGACGTGGAAGGAATTCACGTTGTTGTTGATGTAAAGCGTGGAGCTGAAAAGATTTTAAAGATAGCTGAAGGAAAAAGGTGTGAAGTGGAGGAGGGAGAAAAGTCTTTCTTTAAGGGGTTGGCCCCCCTGTTGAAAGGTAACGAATCTCTTTCTGATTCGTCGTTGCCTTTTCGTATTATAAATTCTTTAAACCTGACAACTATAAAAGGGTGCCAAAAGGATGTGCTTCTTTGTGGTTACCCTCATCTTGCCCGTTTACTCGGGTACTATTGTCTTGATTGGCCAGCTTTTGAGCTGGGAGCCGTAGCAGGGCGTCTCTCCCTCAACGTTATTCAGGGGAAAGGAGTTCGACCAGAAAAAATAGTGGTTGTTCCTCCTCTTTATAGCCCTGAAGGGGATGTTATTTCCCTTTAA
- the ychF gene encoding redox-regulated ATPase YchF — MLKCGIVGLPLCGKSTIFNVITRAGAEVKPYASGKTDPNRAMVPVPDLRFDHLVQVFEPKKQSPATVEFVDLAGLSKNASKGEGLGNAFLSFVAESDALVHVIRAFDNPDVPHPEETIDPARDWQIVEMELIYRDLSVIDNRLSRLAAKKRLLPEEEEEKEVLEGCQSCLMDEKPLREYTLSEEEKKQLSGFAFLTLKPEMIVLNLDETQTGPNVPGYKELSSIAQERGLGLVEVFGRMEMDMAELSLEEQNEFMADLGIKEAGRDRLIRKAYGLLGLISFFTTGKDEVKAWTLKKDATAVDAAGAIHTDLARGFIRAQVVHYKDFVACGNSMAVCREKGVLRLEGKEYRVEDGDMIEIRFNI, encoded by the coding sequence ATGCTAAAGTGTGGAATAGTCGGGCTGCCTCTTTGCGGGAAAAGCACGATTTTTAACGTTATTACTCGAGCTGGAGCGGAGGTTAAGCCCTACGCCAGTGGAAAAACAGATCCGAACCGTGCCATGGTTCCAGTTCCAGATCTGCGGTTTGATCACCTTGTGCAGGTCTTTGAGCCGAAAAAACAGTCGCCAGCTACAGTGGAATTTGTAGACTTGGCGGGACTCTCTAAAAATGCCAGCAAAGGAGAGGGCCTTGGTAATGCCTTTCTTTCTTTTGTGGCGGAGTCCGATGCTCTGGTTCATGTTATTCGGGCCTTCGATAATCCCGATGTCCCTCACCCAGAGGAAACTATAGATCCTGCGCGAGATTGGCAGATTGTGGAAATGGAGCTTATTTATCGTGATTTGAGCGTTATCGATAACAGGCTCTCCCGTTTGGCAGCAAAAAAACGCCTGTTGCCAGAAGAAGAGGAAGAGAAAGAGGTTCTTGAAGGATGTCAATCGTGCCTCATGGATGAAAAACCCCTTCGAGAATATACTTTATCGGAGGAAGAGAAAAAACAGTTAAGTGGTTTTGCCTTTCTAACTCTTAAGCCTGAGATGATCGTTCTCAACCTCGATGAAACTCAGACAGGCCCTAATGTGCCGGGATATAAGGAGCTCTCCTCTATTGCCCAAGAGCGAGGATTAGGGCTGGTGGAAGTTTTTGGACGTATGGAGATGGATATGGCAGAACTTTCTTTAGAAGAACAAAATGAATTCATGGCAGATCTCGGTATTAAAGAAGCTGGGCGAGACAGGCTTATTCGTAAAGCTTACGGTCTGCTGGGCCTCATTTCCTTCTTCACAACAGGAAAAGATGAAGTAAAAGCATGGACACTGAAGAAAGATGCGACTGCCGTAGATGCTGCAGGGGCTATTCATACCGACCTAGCCAGGGGATTTATTCGGGCGCAGGTAGTCCACTACAAAGATTTTGTCGCTTGTGGAAATTCTATGGCGGTGTGTCGTGAAAAAGGTGTTTTACGATTGGAAGGGAAAGAATATAGAGTAGAAGATGGCGATATGATTGAAATTCGGTTCAATATTTAG